ATGGTAGGAATAATCTGGGTTTTTAAAGGATCAGGaaagcatttttattgtgttttcaaATCTGGGAACATTATGTAACAGTGTAGCACAAAAACGACCTAATATTGAACAAAGAGTACAACTTAGACATATATACAAAGGctatacattattatttccaattattacatatttaaaccGTTCATTgataatacaacatttttaataaaaatattgatgcaTATAAACTATCCACTTTTACCCAATTTCTGTCTCTGCCAAAGGCTAACGGTGGATGCTACATTAGTTGCTTAACTAGCATAACACACCCTAATGTCCGACCAAGCTGTTAACGGTTGATTTGAATTGTGGGTAATGTCGcaccaggttttgacaaggCAGAAGAATGCATGGATAAAGATGAAAGAGATCATATCTTTATATGGTTatgctgcatttattttaatcctgttttaaaccgttcattttgagtttgtgGAGTGCTCTCTTGCTTTAAACTCTCCAAAAAAACTATGCTaataatgtcttttttgacacCCATTTCTTGTCATAAATCGTCAAAGCTGGCTTTAAATAAACCATTGTAGAGAAGTGGAAATACTGAAAGGCAGAGAGTGCAAGATGGGGAGAACTATGAAAGTGCTAAGAAGACAAATGAGCTGGCCATACATTTTGTGTACACATCAGTTATTGTCCTGGTCCCCATCCCCCTTCTCCGAGCTTTGTGAGTGCACGGCAGGTCGGGAGTGACTTTATACAATCAGCTTGCACGAACGGGAAAAAGGACATGTGCGCTTTCGAGGTCAGTCCCAAGATCCTCAGCGGGTTCAGTCCTTGAACCTGCCTCTCACATTCATGACAGCTGTTTCTCAGACATAAGGAATGTGTCTTGTGATGAGTGAGTCCTGTTAGAAAAGTTAGGCTTTGGATTCCTGTTCAGTTTATTGGTCAAAAAGGGTTGAAAAGGCAGAACTGACCATGTTTTCCATGTTTGACTACTTCCTTACTCTATATTTACCTCTCTAGAGCCAATGGATGACAGACAGCTGTATATATCATTGATTGGTTGACAATGTTCttagtttaatattttaacatgGTAATATTTGCTAACCAACAATATGTGGATTTTTATATGAAGTAAAGGGATCCCCAACGTTCATCTTGAATAGGACATCATGTGTGCACTAAAATTCATGGCAagccatccaatagttgttgggACATTTTgctcaaaaccacaaatatcAGCCTCACTGTGGCACTAGacgaaaagtcaggggatcaccaaagtcagtagaaTTCATCATCTGGGCACTATGGACATCTGAACAAAATTCCATTCAATCCGTTCAACAGTTAAGGAGATAaagtggggttcaaaagtttgggcagcccatgtaaaaaattgtattaatgtgcataaagaagccaaaaaaaagatggaaaactctccaaaaggcatcaaatgacagattagacatttgtattatgtgtcacaaaaagttacattttatttccatcatttacactttcaaaataacagaaaacaaaaaaattgcgtctgcaaaagtttgggcaccctgcagagttaatacaaGGTGATAaggtatcacagcttggaaacgcatcttgtagccagccaagagtcttttgattcttgtttgaggtatcttcacccattcttccttacaatagtcttccagttctttgagatttctgggctgtctgttacgcactgctcttttaaggtctaaccatagattttcaattatgttgaggtcaggagattgtgaaggccatggcaaaaccttcagtttacgcctcttgatgtattccaccgtggattttgaggtgtgtttaggatcattatccatttgtagaagccatcctctctttaactacagctttttcacagatggcatcaagttagcgtgcaaaatttgctgacattttattgaatcaatttttccttctacttgtgaaatgttccctgtgccactggctgcaataccaccccaaagcatgattgatccaccgccatgcttaacagttggacagaggttcttttcattaaattctgtgccctttgttctccaaacgtacctttgctcattgcagccaaaaagttatattttatcTCATTGGctcacagaacttgtttccacatgcatcaggcttgtctatttgttcatttgcaaacttcaaacgctgatttttgtggtgaggacgtaaaAGAGGTTTTcatctgatgactcttccatgaagaccatatatGTAtgagtatctctttatagtggaatggtgtaccacaactccagtgtgtgccaggtctttctggatggatcgggcagtcaaacgtgggttttgacttgcttttctcacaatcttgcaagctgttctgtctgatatttttcttggtcttccagatcttccTTTTAaattccactgttcctgatgactgccatttcttaattacattccgaacagaggatattggcatctgaaaaccctttgctatcttcttatagccttctcctgctttgtgagcgtcaactattttcagttttctagacaactgcttagaagaacccatggtgctgattgttggggccaGGTCAGATGAGtgtgggcatttaaaaccttaagattgacatcacctggtctttccagacgatgattgataacaatccatgacactgtcaggtctcagctttccaaagggggcggtgcatgctataaactctacagggtgcccaaacatttgcAGGCACcatctttttttactgttattttgaaagtgtaaatgatggaaataaaatctgacttttgtgacatattatacgaatgtctaatctgtcatttgatgccttttggagatttttccatctttccttgGCTTCCTTATGCTCATTAATAAAAATTTTTACCTGGGATGCCCAAacattcgagccccactgtatacaGTCTTGACCAAAGTggtgggccaacatttctaatcATATATTcaagctgctagcatggctaagaGATTATGCAACGATGAGGCTACATCGTGAGGTACACTCTGAATGGTGTACAGCATATGAGGGACTTGGATTTAAGAGGGCAGTCCATTGTAGTCTATGTGGATAAACTTGACACAAATGAGGCTGATTCTTTGACTGAAGAGTCACGGGATCACAGAACAGTCTCTTCCCTCCTCCACTCCAAGGCTTCCCCTGCAGCTTTGTGAGCTCCACTCTGGTGGTGGTGACTCCCTGTCATGGCCGCCACTTTCTGCTCCAGCCTCCAAACTTGCTCCCGGTACTTCCTGCGAATCTGCCGGTACGAACTCAAGGCTTTACTGGAATGGAAGACACCCAGCAGCAAGATACAATTTAATACACTCACATTACAAAGGACACTACAGAACTAATACTTTTTAGCTTTAGCTGTAGATGCAGAAAGATGATGATGAACTTACCTGTGAGCTTGTGTGAGCCGAGCAATCTGCTCTCCATTGTCCCTCCTGTGCGGGGTGCTGTCTGACAGAGCTGTGTTAAGTGAATCTTGGACAAAAGCCAGTCTCTTCTTAAGGGCTTGTTCTCTGAAAACGACAAGCAAGATTAGATGAGAGAAGGGAAAATATGCCAGTCTGTCCATTTTGCATACTTTATTGGGCCTACGGTAACATGTGGGCGGCCTAAAAACTTATCCATACCTTTATAGTGCATTACATTTGATAATTTGCCAGGTTACCCTGTTAAGCCACTTTAAAAGACTAAAATTTGAACATATTATATGTAAAAGCTCTCTAATATGTGCTTTTACTAATAGTATTTTGCAGAAAAGTATTTAATTTGCAATGTTATTGCTATTCTTTAAACATTTGACTGCAGTTTATAGAGAAACGACAGTGTCTCACCTTTGCAGGACGGCCTGCAGCTCTTTCAGAATGGGTCTGGTTCTAGGATCAGCGATGTCCCCATCACTTCCCAGTTCAGCCACATTTTCACAGAGCTTctgaaacacaacattaaattcttattatttttcaagCTCAATAGCTGTTCCCCATTCAATTCTTAacaaacatgtatacatttatcTAAAGCTGCGTCACAGTGTTGTTTTAAAGGCCTGAAGGGATAAACCTatccaaaaaacaatttaaaaaaaaaagtaaaatacatcTACTTTAATGTAGCAGAgatgttgtccccccccccattattttcttattaatcCCCTTGGAACCCCTCATATTCATCTATCTTCAAATCTCCTTGCAGCCATTGTTTCTGCAACCCTGTGACTACAGTACATAGACAGAAAGCTGTGTTGACTTTAAGTAGCTTTGCTTTCTCGTTTGACAATGACAGAGTAGTGTGGTGTGGTATAAATCTGTGCTGCAGCAACAGTACAGCCCAGCAGAAGACCTTGTGGAACCAAAATATCCCTCTTGGCCTGGAGGGATTCTGCTTTGGTAGATATGTGATTTCCCATGTGGTACATCCAGATTTGAATCGGGTCTGCCACAGTAGACCAACGTCCTGCTCCCTCTTGTTCATTTCACCTTGACTTTGTATTATTCGAAAAATAGTCTCTGTTGCTGCTGTAGAACTCTGTCCTACCTGTTGTTCGGTCTTACGATCCTCCATCTCTTCTCTGAGGCGTTCTGGTGCAAAAGCTCCAGCTGATTCTTGGGCCTTCTGGGCCATAAAACCCCACTCCAAACACCTCAGCTCTTTCTCCTTGAGTCGGATTAGAGCTCGCAGATCTGACATCTCCTCCTGAAAAATTAAATCCATGAACCATAGTATATGAAGAGTTGAACGCAGATACAGCATAAGAAAACTAATACGTGTGAAGTTGTGTTAAAAGCCCAAGATGCAGACATTTTATCACAACCACCAGGTTTTACTTCCAATTTAAGGCTTTTGTGGAATGTGTGATATTTACATGATTTCCTGTATTGGTCTTGTATTGGTATTGGTAATCCTAGGTTTTTAATAATGAGTTTTAGAGCGGCTAGTTGGTGGATTTAGAGAAGGCGAGTCATTTCCCCcgtttcttttaaattttaaactttaataaatGCTTTACCAGTTTCAGACCTCACTGAGGATCTGCCACTAGTTTCTTGTTCTGCTGCACTGAATGTGAGCTAGCttaatgttatgttttaaaataaagatttgttACCTTAAACAATTCACAAAAGCTACTTCTATCTGATGATCTTTTTGCATGAAAGGTTTTGGCAgttgttttcaatttcaaatcttGATTTTTGAATCATAAATTAGAACACACAGCTCCTACCCTGACAGAGATGAGTTCATAGAAGAGAGAagccttctctttttttgtatcaGCCAGGTGACCAGTTTCGGGGCTCATTTTCCCCTCAACTCCTGGACTCGGTTTAGGAAGACAAATGGCCGCCCGCTCCCTCTTCAGGCGCTCAATTTGCTGACGGAGAACAGCCTCTCGCCCCACCAGCTCAGGTGTCCTGTGGGATTACAGGTAGTGAGTGAACTGACCTGGCAAAAACGTGGTCCCAGAAATGACAACTTTTGAATTCAAATGTTCATCAATATTGTCACACATCATTGAGTCATACCTGattgcttttaaaatatttagttaatAGCATGTAGATCTTTGGTGGTGGAAGAGAAAGATACATGCAATATTTGCAATCTTTTTGCTATTccaatatttcaatattgacaCATTTTCCTTTACCCATTTCTATTACTGTGCTTGAATGTACAAAGAGCCCTTTCCCACGTCACCTGTGCCCTGTGTGACTCTTTGTTTCCGTCCCCTCTGTGACTCCGGCTGTTGAGAAGGAGGTGGACAGCTCCTCGGTTCCCATTTTTACGAGCTGAGCTGATTGACCGTCTGGCTGCTGGCTTTCACCAACCACCTCTGACGAAAGGAAAACTGTCAGTCCGACTGTGTGTATCAGTGACATGCATACCTGTTGTATATACAAGTGAACATGTGCACTGACTTGTAAGCAGTACTAAAACATGGTATTCAAACACCTGCTGAGTCTGTCTGCAGAGGAATGCTATGCTGCTTCTTGGCATCATAAAGTGACAGCAGCTCGCTGTAGGCCTCTTCACACTCCTCACTGTCAATCACaaccacaaagacaaaatacaacCTGAGACGAAGCTAGATTAAAACTGTTGGATTGCTGACCTgtgcacattcatttttttgaatgTCCTTGAATGTTCCTTGTGCTTGTATGTCAgctttgttttatgtgtgtacCAGTAGCTGAGAGCCATCTGCAGGGCAGAGCAGTTAGCTTCAAGTCTGTGTAGTGTAATACTGATCTTTTCGGACTCTCCCTTCGTTTGCTCCAGAGCTGCAGTCAGCCGTTCATTTCTGGCCCTCAGCCGCTCAATGCACCTGGAATAGTGAGAGAATGAagaggttaaaagaaaaaacatttgttccATGATGAGTTTTCataaattatgcaaataatCATTCTTGAGATAATGCTCAACCAAATAATAGCTGGTTTCCAGCTACTTAGATAGTCAATGTAGCCATGCTAACTTATATTATCTAGCTTGCATGTTGTTGAAAGGTCAATAGGTCATAACTATCAGAGACCACAAGTCAAAcaacttttagtcaaaatacAGATCAAAATGTTATCAGAAAAATATAAAGAACAGTGTTTTGCCAATTATTCATGACATGAATCGTAGAAGATCACTTGGAAAACTAGCTGACCTAATTATCTTATTGTTTTGTGTCAGGCCTGAATATACTgatatgttgacaaaaaaaaaactgtctgcataattcataattttgtcATGCTCTACACAATACTGTGTGTGGGAGTGTCTGCACCTTTGTCTTGGTATAAATAgaacaaaatcaatcaatatacCAATATAGAGTCGATATACTAGTTCAGTAACTGTATACAAACAGTAACAAAGAGACAACCACTGTCATTACATTTTGACTTATTTATAATGTTTGTTGCCTGATGTAGTGTTACTGGACCAAAACATAGCTGTTCAATAAATTTAATGTAAGTGTTTGACAGTGTACTGCGGCAGAATTTTGCTACCCTGGGACATCCTGAACAGCTCTTCCTCAGACTCACCTGTTCAGTCGTTCTGTCTCAGACTCCAGGCTGATGGGGCTACGACAAGGACTACATGAGTTACCAGAGCCTACTGGAGAACTATCCTCACCCACAGACAGAGGTGTTACAGCTCTGGCTGCTCTTCTGTAGAGTAACGGTGAACAAGGGAAGGGAGGAGAAGCCCGGTCTGGACTAAGAGCCCCTGCAGTGGGCCGATAGGAAGGAGAGCAATTGCCTGGCCTCCAGGCCTTATGGAGACCAACCAGCTAAGAGACAAGAGAAAGGgtgcaacatttattttaagtttttgaaCTCATAAATTCTGTTGAATTACAAAATGTGTACCACACCCTCTCTTCTACCttgttcttctcctcctccatctggCTGACAGTGCTTTGTGctctctccagctcctcctgggGACTCTGAAAGGTGCATCTGAGAGCAGAGTCTCGCTTCTCCAGATCCAGTTTGGCCTCCTGATACTGTTTTTTTGGCAGGCCTGGTGGGCATGAAATCCCAAACTCTATTTCCATCTCCTCCAATATCTGTAACCAGTGAGTCAAAATTACTGAAGGGCTGGTGGAGGTCTAAAGATTTCCTGAacaattacatatttttctcTCAATTTGATTCATTAAAATCCAGAAAGAAACAGCAAGGCTTGatcttttcatgacattttttggaagtaataatatttaattatttatattatattatatatttatattctgagTTAGATTCTTTAGATCAATTCTTTAGATTCTTTAGATTCTTTAGTTGATAATGCAAAATGTGTCAGTAAACTTGACCTAACATTAGGTTTTGTCGGAATTTGCAGCTGTGATAACAAAAGTTCAGATACATCAAAGAATCATGAGACTTTGTTACAGTTTTAATACCTGAGTGGCCTTAACCCAGCTCTCCTGGGCTGCTCTCAGatgctctctgtgtttgtcttgatCAGAAGCTGTTATGGGGGCAGCCCAGGACCTTTTACAGCTGACAGAGTCCTCTACTGATGTTAAAACCTCCTGGAGTTTAGTCCACACTACACCATCGCCCCCTAGTGGATGAAAGGTAGAGGTGCAAATGATGATGTTGGACAAAGTAAGTGGTAGAAGAAAACACCGtctataaatgaaaaaaaaaacttcttttagCTTGtgtttaaattgcttgttttttctcAAGATACTTGTTGTcttttacagacaacagagtgAATATTAGAAATGATACATCAACGGTTCTTTTGGACACACTTTATTGTCCTGCCCAATTGGAGGACAGATCCCCTACATGCAGCACAGGTGCTCAgcatccagaaaaaaatgtaagtcatGTGAAATGTGTTGGTGCCAACCTCTGTCAGTTAGAGGAGGTTTAGAAGTGGCAGCACAGGCAGTCTTCCTCTCTTGGCTGCTTCTGGCCACCCTGTGGGAAAGGAGGTCTGGAACTAGAGGCCTGGAGTGTCCTGGTGGTCTCAGGTCCCCTGGTTCACTGCAGAGTACCAGCAGCATTAACATTATTGCTAGTGAATAccactgtgtgtattttgagaCAAGGTATAAGCGGACCAACATATCATTTATTGactgaaaaatgtgaaagaagaaaagacaaacatggttcaaaatatttctttctaGGGAAgccaaatacatttattcagaTCAATGTTATCATGTTTGGAGCAACATTACCTTGGTGCCTTTAATGATCCCATCTTCTTGTTCAGTTCAGCAATGATGCTAAGCAATGTGCCCACGTCAGCCTCACACTGAGCCAGTTCTGCTGGCGAAGGTTCGAGGTTTGCTGTGGGCTCAGAACCCTCAGGGTCAAGGGTTATATGGTGGACGGAGGTCATCAACTCCCTGTCCCTCCCTGACCCAGCATCCAGGCTGTCACATCGAACCAGACAAGAATCCTGTAGACACATGAAGTGTTTGGATTGTTAGAAAATAGTTTACCTTATTTGAGTCATTATTTTAGCTTATCCCTATgaagcaaattattttttttcccattcagtCCTACTCAtatgtaacaataaaaaacacacaatgtgtgtatgttctttCTGCCTGTTAATAACCCCCCTCCATTAAAGAGCTTATAATGTGTTAAGCTCTTGAACCAGACATTGTTGCTGCACTGTTTAGCGGCTATTGTTTTGAGCAGCGGAAAAGAAGGAAACTAAAACATCCTGAGATCCAACTTCCTGCCTAGCAAATATTTGTGGACCAAAATTTTTGTAGCACACAAACAATGTTGGATAAATTAAATCAGAATAAGGTGTTTctcctttatttgtttatatgaTGCCTAAGAATATGTGAAAATTACAATTTGGAACGGCTATCTATTGAGCATGCGATAGTTGGGAAAATAGTTTAAATTCCTTCTCCAGCCAGTAAGACATCCACTACACCCGCCTCCTCCTACTCAGAGTCTCAGGAAGGCTATCCAAGCATGCACTAGGcacaaggcaaagaaaaacCTTGGATAGGTCCACAGAAAAACACTCTTTCTTCAATTTCTGGCAATTTAAAGTTTCAAATCCAGTCCCACAATACAATGTGGAAAGGATCTCACTCAtgtaatgtataaatataataatacattgatGCCACTTGGTTAGCGATATTACTCCCTAAACATCCTTACTTGTAATCAAAATCTGGTTTTATGGCAATGCAACCTGCTGTAGTGCTGAATAAACATTTAGTTTGTAGATCTTGTTTGAAGACAAAGTGCATCATCTTAGAAAGCCATTTCACAGATGATTGGGGTTTAAACTCTTTTGCCAAATTTACACAAATAACATGTAATGGTCCAAGCCATGCAACACCCCGTATGATAATTGAGACAAACAGTGACATACTTACCTCCATAACTCTTTATCTTGATGTCAGTAGCCgtgatttagtttttgttgaggCTGTTCACCGCCATTaaacatttgacaaaacaagaGGACGTTTTCTTCAGTActatttttgtgttattataTTTTCCAATAGTCAGTCAGTCACTGCTGCAGTGCTCGCTGCATGTCTGCCCAACAGTGTTTAGTGTGATGAGTGAGGTAAGTGGAAAACATTCAGAAAGTCATCCCCACCCATTCCCCGTCACTTTGTGTCCTTTCCTGTTTTGTCCAAATATAGCTTCCCTGTCTTTTTTAATAGCAGACTATGAGTAAACTCTggatacatactgtagatgctcttcgaaacaatgacaaaataaatgtactatgatgttatttcatttgaaaaaattaatGAAGTTACAATCAATTTGGACCATGACACTGACTTAACAGACATGTgaaattgtgttgtgttttctgtctgttgacAGCAAGTGCAGTTTCTGCTGAATTAATTTACAATGAAAGTATTGAGCCAGATTCTGCAGAATTGTGCTAAAAACTAAACATGAATTATAGATCAATTCAACACCAGCTTTTAACGTAGGGATGTGTTTTAATACACAACACCATATTTGGTCATCCTGGTGAGTCAGGCAATAAAGTGGAAGATGTTACAGAGAGAAATGATTATTCACTACCTcaagcct
This sequence is a window from Etheostoma cragini isolate CJK2018 chromosome 9, CSU_Ecrag_1.0, whole genome shotgun sequence. Protein-coding genes within it:
- the ushbp1 gene encoding colorectal mutant cancer protein translates to MEDSCLVRCDSLDAGSGRDRELMTSVHHITLDPEGSEPTANLEPSPAELAQCEADVGTLLSIIAELNKKMGSLKAPSEPGDLRPPGHSRPLVPDLLSHRVARSSQERKTACAATSKPPLTDRGGDGVVWTKLQEVLTSVEDSVSCKRSWAAPITASDQDKHREHLRAAQESWVKATQILEEMEIEFGISCPPGLPKKQYQEAKLDLEKRDSALRCTFQSPQEELERAQSTVSQMEEEKNKLVGLHKAWRPGNCSPSYRPTAGALSPDRASPPFPCSPLLYRRAARAVTPLSVGEDSSPVGSGNSCSPCRSPISLESETERLNRCIERLRARNERLTAALEQTKGESEKISITLHRLEANCSALQMALSYCEECEEAYSELLSLYDAKKQHSIPLQTDSAEVVGESQQPDGQSAQLVKMGTEELSTSFSTAGVTEGTETKSHTGHRTPELVGREAVLRQQIERLKRERAAICLPKPSPGVEGKMSPETGHLADTKKEKASLFYELISVREEMSDLRALIRLKEKELRCLEWGFMAQKAQESAGAFAPERLREEMEDRKTEQQKLCENVAELGSDGDIADPRTRPILKELQAVLQREQALKKRLAFVQDSLNTALSDSTPHRRDNGEQIARLTQAHSKALSSYRQIRRKYREQVWRLEQKVAAMTGSHHHQSGAHKAAGEALEWRREETVL